A window of Lemur catta isolate mLemCat1 chromosome Y, mLemCat1.pri, whole genome shotgun sequence contains these coding sequences:
- the TXLNG gene encoding gamma-taxilin isoform X3 codes for MEKAGICGRGVKVDMLYNSQSNDILQHQDSNCGTSNKHSLEEDEGSDFVTKNRNLVSPLYCTLKSREEPPEQKAQTDPTNGQQDLDHKKNKEKTLGKEVLLLMEALNSLSTPEEKLAALCKKYADLLEESRNVQKQIKTLQKKQAQIVKEKVHLQSEQSKAFLARSKLESLCRELQRHNKTLKEEHMQQAKEEEESRKEATVHFQITLNEIQAQMEQHDIHNAKLQQENIELGEKLKKLLEEYTLREEHIEKVFKHKELQQQFVDARLQQTAQLIKEADKKHEREREFLLKEATESRHKYEEMKQEEVQLKQQLSLYMDKFEEFQTTMAKSNELFTTFKQEMEKMTRKIKKLEKEMIIWRTKWENNNKILLQMAEEKTVGDKKHRAFQIKLERLEKLYGALQTERNELKEKVEVLKEQVYAKVTDRNLATPGMCCIRDE; via the exons ATGGAAAAAGCTGGAATTTGTGGGCGAGGGGTGAAAGTGGATATGTTGTATAACTCTCAATCAAATGATATTCTTCAACATCAGGACTCAAATTGTGGCACAAGTAACAAGCATTCATTGGAAGAGGATGAAGGCAGTGATTTTGTAACAAAGAACAGGAATTTGGTGAGCCCATTGTACTGCACACTAAAGTCAAGAGAGGAACCTCCTGAGCAGAAAGCTCAAACAGACCCCACTAATGGTCAGCAAGATTTAGATcacaagaaaaacaaggaaaaaacctTAG GAAAAGAAGTCTTATTATTGATGGAAGCCCTAAACAGTCTTTCAACTCCAGAGGAGAAACTGGCAGCTCTCTGTAAGAAATATGCCGATCTT CTGGAGGAGAGCAGAAATGTTCAGAAACAAATCAAGACTCTGCAGAAGAAGCAAGCCCAGATTGTGAAAGAAAAAGTTCACTTGCAGAGTGAACAAAGCAAGGCTTTCTTGGCAAGAAGCAAACTAGAGTCACTTTGCAGGGAACTTCAGCGTCACAATAAGACTTTAAAG GAAGAACATATGCAGCaagcaaaggaggaggaagaaagtcGTAAAGAAGCAACTGTACATTTCCAAATTACTTTAAATGAAATTCAGGCTCAGATGGAACAACATGACATACACAATGCCAAACTCCAACAAGAGAACATCGAACTAGGAGAAAAGCTAAAGAAGCTCCTTGAAGAGTATACTCTGAGGGAAGAG CATATTGAGAAAGTGTTCAAACATAAGGAACTGCAGCAACAGTTTGTGGATGCCAGACTTCAGCAAACAGCACAGCTGATAAAAGAAGCTGATAAaaaacatgagagagagagagagttt TTATTAAAAGAAGCAACAGAATCAAGGCacaaatatgaagaaatgaaacAAGAAGAAGTACAACTGAAACAGCAG CTTTCTCTTTATATGGATAAGTTTGAAGAATTCCAGACTACCATGGCAAAAAGCAATGAACTGTTCACAACTTTCAAGCAGGAAATGGAAAAG atgacaagaaaaattaaaaaactagaaaaagaaatgataatatgGCGTaccaaatgggaaaataataataaaatacttctgCAAATGGCTGAAGAG aaaactGTTGGTGATAAAAAGCACAGGGCCTTTCAAATAAAACTGGAACGGTTAGAGAAGCTGTATGGGGCTCTTCAGACAGAAAGGAATGAGCTCAAGGAGAAGGTGGAAGTCCTAAAAGAGCAGGTCTATGCCAAAGTGACTGATAGGAATTTAGCAACACCTG
- the TXLNG gene encoding gamma-taxilin isoform X4, which yields MEKAGICGRGVKVDMLYNSQSNDILQHQDSNCGTSNKHSLEEDEGSDFVTKNRNLVSPLYCTLKSREEPPEQKAQTDPTNGQQDLDHKKNKEKTLGKEVLLLMEALNSLSTPEEKLAALCKKYADLLEESRNVQKQIKTLQKKQAQIVKEKVHLQSEQSKAFLARSKLESLCRELQRHNKTLKEEHMQQAKEEEESRKEATVHFQITLNEIQAQMEQHDIHNAKLQQENIELGEKLKKLLEEYTLREEHIEKVFKHKELQQQFVDARLQQTAQLIKEADKKHEREREFLLKEATESRHKYEEMKQEEVQLKQQLSLYMDKFEEFQTTMAKSNELFTTFKQEMEKMTRKIKKLEKEMIIWRTKWENNNKILLQMAEEMCCIRDE from the exons ATGGAAAAAGCTGGAATTTGTGGGCGAGGGGTGAAAGTGGATATGTTGTATAACTCTCAATCAAATGATATTCTTCAACATCAGGACTCAAATTGTGGCACAAGTAACAAGCATTCATTGGAAGAGGATGAAGGCAGTGATTTTGTAACAAAGAACAGGAATTTGGTGAGCCCATTGTACTGCACACTAAAGTCAAGAGAGGAACCTCCTGAGCAGAAAGCTCAAACAGACCCCACTAATGGTCAGCAAGATTTAGATcacaagaaaaacaaggaaaaaacctTAG GAAAAGAAGTCTTATTATTGATGGAAGCCCTAAACAGTCTTTCAACTCCAGAGGAGAAACTGGCAGCTCTCTGTAAGAAATATGCCGATCTT CTGGAGGAGAGCAGAAATGTTCAGAAACAAATCAAGACTCTGCAGAAGAAGCAAGCCCAGATTGTGAAAGAAAAAGTTCACTTGCAGAGTGAACAAAGCAAGGCTTTCTTGGCAAGAAGCAAACTAGAGTCACTTTGCAGGGAACTTCAGCGTCACAATAAGACTTTAAAG GAAGAACATATGCAGCaagcaaaggaggaggaagaaagtcGTAAAGAAGCAACTGTACATTTCCAAATTACTTTAAATGAAATTCAGGCTCAGATGGAACAACATGACATACACAATGCCAAACTCCAACAAGAGAACATCGAACTAGGAGAAAAGCTAAAGAAGCTCCTTGAAGAGTATACTCTGAGGGAAGAG CATATTGAGAAAGTGTTCAAACATAAGGAACTGCAGCAACAGTTTGTGGATGCCAGACTTCAGCAAACAGCACAGCTGATAAAAGAAGCTGATAAaaaacatgagagagagagagagttt TTATTAAAAGAAGCAACAGAATCAAGGCacaaatatgaagaaatgaaacAAGAAGAAGTACAACTGAAACAGCAG CTTTCTCTTTATATGGATAAGTTTGAAGAATTCCAGACTACCATGGCAAAAAGCAATGAACTGTTCACAACTTTCAAGCAGGAAATGGAAAAG atgacaagaaaaattaaaaaactagaaaaagaaatgataatatgGCGTaccaaatgggaaaataataataaaatacttctgCAAATGGCTGAAGAG